The following coding sequences are from one Alosa alosa isolate M-15738 ecotype Scorff River chromosome 3, AALO_Geno_1.1, whole genome shotgun sequence window:
- the LOC125291661 gene encoding E3 ubiquitin-protein ligase TRIM35-like, with protein MLQVGFGKARDPILRIFQREVNVKLNNLREKLKALCKVQITYDEKAQHIKIQAQHTERQIKQEFEKLHRFLRDEEAARIAALREEEEQKSQMMKEKIEKMNREISSLSDTIRTIEKEMGADDVTFLQNYKSTVERAQCTLQDPERVSGVLINVAKHLGNLKFKVWEKMQETVQYTPVTLDPNTAHPNLLLSGDLTSVRLCFGTQRPPNDPARFSYQTCVLGSEGFDSGTHCWDVEVGDSKGWDVGVKTASGTRLGCMSRTSGVWRVFQVRGQYTAADPTQQHSLLTVEQKLQRIRVQLDWDRRELSFSDPDNNTHLHSFTHTFTESVLPYFWIGLSSSSSLRILPVKAAETVEQLR; from the exons ATGCTTCAAGTGGGCTTTGGCAAAGCCAGAGACCCCATCCTCCGTATT tttcaGAGAGAGGTCAACGTAAAACTGAATAATTTACGGGAGAAGTTAAAGGCATTGTGCAAAGTTCAAATCACCTACGATGAAAAGGCCCAACACATAAAA ATCCAGGctcaacacacagagaggcagatCAAGCAGGAGTTTGAGAAGCTTCACCGTTTTCTACGAGATGAAGAGGCAGCCAGGATAGCTGcactgagggaggaagaggagcagaagagtCAGATGATGAAGGAGAAGATTGAGAAGATGAACAGAGAGATCTCATCTCTTTCAGACACAATTAGAACCATAGAGAAGGAGATGGGAGCTGATGATGTTACATTCCTGCAA AACTACAAGAGCACAGTGGAAAG AGCCCAGTGCACACTGCAGGATCCAGAGAGGGTTTCAGGAGTTCTGATCAATGTGGCAAAGCACCTGGGCAACCTGAAGTTCAAAGTCTGGGAGAAGATGCAGGAGACTGTTCAATACA CTCCTGTCACTCTGGACCCCAACACTGCGCACCCCAATCTCCTTCTGTCTGGGGATCTGACCAGCGTGAGACTCTGTTTTGGAACACAGCGGCCTCCTAATGACCCAGCGCGGTTCTCATACCAAACCTGTGTCCTGGGCTCTGAGGGCTTTGACTCAGGGACTCACTGCTGGGATGTGGAGGTTGGAGACAGCAAAGGCTGGGATGTGGGGGTGAAGACAGCGTCCGGCACAAGGCTGGGATGTATGTCTCGCACCTCTGGAGTCTGGCGTGTGTTTCAGGTCAGGGGTCAGTATACAGCAGCTGATCCGACCCAACAGCACTCCCTACTGACAGTGGAGCAGAAACTCCAGAGGATCAGAGTGCAGCTGGACTGGGATAGACGAGAGCTGTCATTCTCTGACCCTGATaataacacacacttacactcgttcacacacacattcactgagaGTGTCTTGCCTTATTTCTGGATTGGGTTAagctcctcttcatctctcaggATCTTACCAGTGAAGGCTGCAGAAACAGTAGAGCAGCTCAGATAG
- the LOC125292152 gene encoding E3 SUMO-protein ligase RanBP2-like, whose product MATRGFSEEDLSCPVCCEVFKDPVLLLCSHSICKMCLKKFWETRGSRECPICRKESSQESPPLNLLLRNLCETFLQGRSQRETFYSFVCQDSTLRKKHSVGAISEAILELKEELKVKLRPLQQKLDTSETTCDETARHRRVQEQERQIKKEFEKLHQFLQDEEAARIAALREEEEQKSHMMKEKIDGGTSSGVIGDQFKLAADSWTCGSCLLHNSAAVTKCVTCQTPKPDTFSSSSSSSSSPKLDSNPTAVSIGTTSSTSSTSSGSKFGGTLSDASSTPSGSFKLGTLSNTPSGSFKLGTLSDPSGSFKLGTLSDASSTPSGAIKLGTLSSTPSGSFKLGTLSNTPSGSFKLGTLSDPSGSFKLGTLSDASSTPSGAIKLGTLSSTPSGSFKLGTLSNTPSGSFKLGTLSNTPSFSFKLGTLSDASSAPCGGLTFGGASADSSRGLKFGGASDPLFSGSFNFGSLVIRDQKGKGSWECAVCSVQNNAKDLQCVACGKLKIRCSSSESTRGFKFGVASAPSSSRGFDFGSWECAVCSVQNKAKDLQCVACQSNKPAARPEPEEAIGSSMFSDSSGGFKFGSSSTSMASSGFKFDGTLSDSSSAPFGGFKFGGASSDSSRGVKLGATTGSSMFSKSSAGFKFGEPLSNPSSTPSGGFKFGGTLFDPSSAASGGYRFGGASSDSTTGFKFEGDSKALADLGMGVMGHRPRRWHIRRK is encoded by the exons ATGGCTACCAGAGGTTTCTCAGAAGAGGACTTATCTTGCCCTGTGTGTTGCGAAGTCTTCAAGGATCCTGTTCTTCTCCTGTGTAGTCACAGCATTTGTAAAATGTGTCTTAAGAAGTTCTGGGAGACCAGAGGTTCGAGGGAATGTCCAATCTGCAGGAAGGAGTCTTCACAGGAAAGCCCTCCACTTAACCTGCTTCTAAGGAACCTGTGTGAGACTTTCCTACAGGGCAGAAGTCAGAGGGAAACATTCTACAGTTTTGTGTGTCAAGACTCAACTCTCCGTAAAAAACACAGTGTTGGCGCCATCAGTGAAGCGATACTTGAGCTTAAG GAAGAACTAAAGGTCAAACTGAGGCCTTTACAGCAAAAGTTGGATACATCTGAAACCACCTGTGATGAAACTGCTCGACACAGACGA GTTCAGGAGCAAGAGAGGCAGATCAAAAAGGAGTTTGAGAAGCTTCACCAGTTTCTACAAGATGAAGAGGCAGCCAGGATAGCTGcactgagggaggaagaggagcagaagagtCATATGATGAAGGAGAAGATTGACGGTGGCACATCATCAGGGGTCATTGGGGACCAGTTCAAGCTTGCAGCAGATTCCTGGACTTGTGGCTCCTGCCTCCTGCACAACTCTGCAGCAGTCACCAAATGTGTAACTTGCCAGACCCCCAAACCTGACACTTTCTCATCTTCCTCATCGTCATCCTCCTCCCCTAAATTGGACAGTAACCCCACAGCAGTTTCTATAGGAACCACCAGCAGTACCTCTAGCACATCCAGTGGATCCAAATTTGGTGGAACCCTCTCAGACGCCTCTAGCACCCCCTCTGGTTCATTCAAATTGGGAACCCTCTCTAACACCCCCTCTGGTTCATTCAA ATTGGGAACCCTCTCAGACCCCTCTGGTTCATTCAAATTGGGAACCCTCTCAGACGCCTCTAGCACCCCCTCTGGGGCAATCAAATTGGGAACCCTCTCTAGCACCCCCTCTGGTTCATTCAAATTGGGAACCCTCTCTAACACCCCCTCTGGTTCATTCAAATTGGGAACCCTCTCAGACCCCTCTGGTTCATTCAAATTGGGAACCCTCTCAGACGCCTCTAGCACCCCCTCTGGGGCAATCAAATTGGGAACCCTCTCTAGCACCCCCTCTGGTTCATTCAAATTGGGAACCCTCTCTAACACCCCCTCTGGTTCATTCAAATTGGGAACCCTCTCTAACACTCCCTCTTTTTCATTCAAATTGGGAACCCTCTCAGACGCCTCTAGCGCCCCCTGTGGTGGTCTCACGTTTGGAGGCGCATCGGCTGACTCTAGCAGGGGTTTGAAGTTTGGAGGTGCCTCTGACCCCTTGTTCTCTGGAAGTTTTAATTTTGGCAGCCTGGTCATTCGGGATCAGAAAGGAAAAGGCAGTTGGGAATgtgctgtgtgcagtgtgcagaaTAATGCTAAAGACCTACAGTGTGTGGCTTGTGGTAAACTCAAGATTAGATGCTCATCCTCGGAGTCCACCAGGGGTTTCAAGTTTGGAGTTGCCTCTGCCCCCTCATCCTCAAGAGGTTTTGATTTTGGCAGCTGGGAATgtgctgtgtgcagtgtgcagaaCAAGGCTAAAGACCTACAGTGTGTGGCCTGCCAGAGCAACAAGCCTGCAGCCAGACCTGAGCCTGAAG AGGCCATTGGGTCCTCCATGTTTTCTGATTCTTCTGGAGGTTTCAAATTTGGCTCCAGCAGTACCTCTATGGCCTCCAGTGGATTCAAGTTTGATGGAACCCTCTCAGACTCCTCTAGCGCCCCCTTTGGTGGATTCAAATTTGGAGGTGCATCGTCAGACTCCAGCAGGGGTGTCAAGTTAGGAG CAACAACTGGTTCCTCCATGTTCTCCAAATCATCTGCAGGATTCAAATTTGGTGAACCCCTCTCAAACCCCTCTAGCACCCCCTCTGGTGGCTTCAAATTTGGTGGTACCCTATTTGACCCTTCTAGCGCCGCCTCtggtggctacaggtttggagGTGCATCGTCGGACTCCACCACAGGTTTCAAGTTTGAGGGTGACTCTAAGGCACTGGCAGATCTGGGCATGGGGGTCATGGGTCACCGCCCAAGGCGTTGGCACATACGCagaaaatga
- the LOC125292174 gene encoding E3 ubiquitin-protein ligase TRIM35-like — protein MMKNKIKKMNRKISSLSVSIRAIEEMRNDDAITFLKNYKSTVERAQCTLQDPEGVSGALINVAKHLGNLKFRVWEKMQEIVQYKRPDQGHGVAN, from the exons ATGATGAAGAATAAGATCAAGAAGATGAACAGAAAGATCTCATCTCTTTCAGTCTCAATCAGAGCCATAGAGGAGATGAGAAATGATGATGCCATCACATTCTTAAAG AACTACAAGAGCACAGTGGAAAG AGCCCAGTGCACACTGCAGGATCCAGAGGGGGTTTCAGGAGCTCTGATCAATGTGGCAAAGCACCTGGGCAACCTGAAGTTCAGAGTCTGGGAAAAAATGCAGGAGATTGTCCAATaca AAAGACCTGACCAGGGACATGGGGTCGCAAATTAG